In one Alnus glutinosa chromosome 14, dhAlnGlut1.1, whole genome shotgun sequence genomic region, the following are encoded:
- the LOC133858011 gene encoding uncharacterized protein LOC133858011 — MAEEGYKVSLNVYDLSQGLARQLSTTFLGKAIEGIWHTGVVVYGNEYYFGGGIQHSPAGLTPYGTPIRVVELGVTHVPKDVFEMYLQEISSRYTAETYSLLTHNCNNFSNEVAQFLVGATIPDHILQLPNEVMSSPMGALILPMIQNLETTLRAGAVPQVPQFRPLVAQPPQPMTTTNVRKSDNKAKSEEPKTTENAVPPAVKPAEQRKSKVNGATGDPLGNARSKVQEEISNEFAAIMATGTLRASEAAALATKRVMQRYGNTSAAMPQS; from the exons ATGGCCGAG GAGGGTTACAAGGTTTCTTTGAATGTTTATGACCTAAGCCAAGGACTAGCTCGGCAGCTCTCCACAACCTTTTTAGGGAAGGCCATTGAGGGTATATG GCACACGGGAGTTGTTGTTTATGGTAATGAATACTACTTTGGAGGAGGCATACAACATTCTCCTGCTGGATTGACACCATATGGTACACCAATTCGGGTGGTGGAATTAGGAGTCACACATGTGCCGAAGGATGTATTTGAAATGTATCTGCAGGAAATCAGCTCCCGTTATACAGCTGAAACCTATAGTTTGCTCACACATAATTGCAACAACTTCAGCAATGAGGTTGCTCAGTTTTTAGTAGGTGCAACCATTCCAGACCACATTCTGCAGCTCCCTAACGAAGTTATGAGTAGTCCAATGGGTGCTCTTATAT TGCCCATGATACAGAATCTGGAGACAACACTGAGGGCTGGTGCTGTCCCACAAGTTCCACAATTTAGGCCTCTGGTGGCCCAGCCTCCACAACCGATGACCACCACAAATGTCCGAAAGAGCGATAACAAAGCGAAATCTGAAGAGCCAAAGACAACGGAAAATGCAGTGCCACCTGCTGTCAAACCTGCTGAACAACGGAAATCGAAGGTCAATGGGGCTACAGGAGACCCTCTTGGGAATGCTCGGAGCAAGGTGCAGGAGGAGATAAGCAATGAATTTGCCGCAATAATGGCGACGGGAACATTGCGTGCCAGTGAGGCTGCAGCGCTTGCAACAAAAAGAGTTATGCAAAGATATGGGAATACGAGTGCTGCAATGCCACAGAGTTAG
- the LOC133858176 gene encoding uncharacterized vacuolar membrane protein YML018C produces the protein MTSQVWRWVLGLIYIVAVASIWIAASFVVQSVVDAGVSPFLITYICNSLFVVYIPMVEIGRFLEDNYGGLLFWKKKRSSVLQDLGESEQAVLLGESDLGAKAGGSTPSVLVEEGQITEHGEGINSAAEFLSHTLQRTLPDQDIASGNLAKQVDAKGRWTRTRVAKASLLICPFWFLAQLTFNFSLKYTTVTSNTILSSASSLFTFLVSLVFLGEKFTWLKLISVLLCMAGTVIVSLGDSETGLTAASNPLLGDILALVSSALYAVYITLIRKKLPDDDGKSGHVSMAQFLGFLGLFNLVIFLPVALILNFTKVEPFDVLTWEQAGLIVGKGLLDNVLSDYLWAKAVLLTTTTVATAGLTIQVPIAAVVDSIMGTAPHLMDYLGALAVMLGFAGINIPSDAFSRSKEASVELENENVSSSADQDHASSIHQAAATIS, from the exons ATGACAAGTCAAGTTTGGagatgggttttgggtttgatataCATAGTTGCTGTTGCTTCTATCTGGATAGCTGCTAGCTTCGTGGTTCAGTCTGTTGTGGATGCGGGGGTTTCGCCATTTCTCATCACCTACATTTGCAATTCATTGTTTGTGGTTTACATTCCCATGGTTGAAATTGGGCGCTTTTTGGAGGATAATTATGGAGGTTtattgttttggaaaaaaaagagaagtagCGTTTTGCAAGATTTGGGAGAGTCAGAACAGGCTGTTCTCCTTGGGGAGAGTGATTTAGGTGCAAAAGCTGGTGGTTCGACTCCATCAGTGCTTGTGGAAGAGGGACAAATTACCGAGCATGGAGAAGGTATCAATTCTGCAGCAGAATTTTTATCACACACGCTTCAAAGGACTTTGCCAGATCAGGATATAGCCAGTGGCAATTTGGCTAAACAAGTTGATGCAAAAGGGCGTTGGACACGCACTAGAGTGGCAAAAGCTAGCTTATTGATATGCCCATTTTGGTTTTTAGCGCAACTCACGTTTAATTTCTCTTTGAAGTATACTACAGTCACG TCAAATACCATCTTAAGCAGTGCATCCAGCCTTTTTACGTTTTTGGTCTCTCTAGTATTCTTGGGCGAGAAGTTTACTTGGTTGAAGCTCATTAGTGTTCTTCTTTGTATGGCTGGAACAGTAATTGTCAGCTTAGGGGACTCTGAAACGGGCTTAACTGCAGCTTCGAACCCCCTTCTTGGAGACATTCTTGCACTTGTCTCTTCAGCATTGTATGCTGTGTATATTACCCTTATCCGTAAGAAGCTACCTGATGATGATGGAAAAAGTGGACATGTCAGTATGGCACAGTTTCTCGGATTTCTAGGGCTTTTCAACCTCGTCATTTTCCTTCCTGTTGCCCTTATACTTAACTTCACCAAGGTGGAACCTTTTGATGTGCTTACCTGGGAGCAGGCTGGTCTAATTGTTGGTAAAG GTCTGTTAGACAATGTGCTGAGTGATTATTTATGGGCCAAGGCCGTTCTTCTGACAACAACCACAGTAGCGACGGCTGGTCTTACAATCCAGGTCCCAATAGCGGCTGTAGTCGATTCAATAATGGGCACTGCCCCTCACCTCATGGATTACCTTGGAGCTCTGGCCGTCATGCTTGGGTTTGCTGGCATCAACATTCCTTCTGATGCTTTTAGCAGATCAAAAGAAGCCAGTGTTGAGttagaaaatgaaaatgtcAGTTCATCTGCTGATCAAGATCACGCGTCATCAATCCATCAAGCTGCAGCTACCATTTCATAG
- the LOC133856819 gene encoding probable serine/threonine-protein kinase PBL26 yields MNCFMCFPSHGKKASHDKTNGRRRGELPPAAPHRREVAVAPKPRPENPKTKGAPVETTYNKEANKENGNNNMAAQTFTFRELATATKNFRQECLVGEGGFGRVYKGRLEKTGQVVAVKQLDRNGMQGNREFLVEVLMLSLLHHGNLVNLIGYCADGEQRLLVYEYMQLGSLEDHLLDLRPGQKALDWFTRMKIALEAAKGLEYLHDKANPPVIYRDLKSSNILLDKDFNAKLSDFGLAKLGPVGDRSSRVMGTYGYCAPEYQRTGQLTVKSDVYSFGVVLLELITGREAIDTTRCTEEQNLVTWAEPIFKDPQRFPELADPRLKGEFPVRALHQAVAVAAMCLQEEPSVRPLITDVVSALGVLGTACRDAVTTSFDHHPSPPCDRNMIRANGIVLDDESIRERQRAVAEAMEWGSTSRHNKAISRCGSTSSV; encoded by the exons ATGAATTGCTTCATGTGTTTCCCATCCCATGGGAAGAAAGCATCTCATGACAAGACAAACGGCCGAAGGAGAGGAGAGTTGCCGCCAGCCGCTCCCCATCGAAGAGAAGTAGCCGTAGCACCAAAGCCACGGCCTG AAAATCCAAAGACAAAGGGTGCACCCGTTGAAACTACATACAATAAGGAGGCCAATAAAGAAAATGGCAACAACAACATGGCTGCACAAACTTTCACTTTCCGAGAATTGGCCACGGCAACAAAGAATTTCCGACAAGAATGTCTAGTTGGTGAGGGTGGATTTGGAAGAGTTTACAAGGGGAGACTCGAGAAGACTGGCCAG GTTGTGGCTGTCAAGCAACTTGACAGGAATGGAATGCAGGGAAACAGAGAGTTTCTGGTTGAGGTGTTGATGTTGAGCCTCTTACACCATGGAAACCTTGTAAATCTGATCGGATACTGTGCTGATGGAGAGCAGAGACTTTTGGTGTACGAGTACATGCAATTAGGATCTCTGGAGGATCACCtacttg ATCTACGACCAGGGCAAAAGGCATTAGATTGGTTCACAAGAATGAAAATAGCTTTAGAAGCAGCCAAAGGTCTAGAATATTTACATGACAAGGCCAATCCCCCTGTAATATATCGTGATTTGAAGTCCTCAAACATCTTGCTGGACAAGGATTTCAATGCCAAGCTTTCAGATTTCGGACTGGCCAAGCTTGGACCTGTTGGGGACAGATCTTCAAGGGTAATGGGAACATATGGGTATTGTGCCCCTGAGTATCAAAGAACAGGTCAACTCACTGTAAAGTCAGATGTCTACAGTTTTGGAGTCGTTTTGTTAGAGTTGATCACCGGAAGAGAAGCCATTGACACCACAAGGTGTACTGAGGAGCAAAATCTAGTCACTTGG GCAGAACCAATATTTAAGGATCCTCAAAGGTTCCCGGAACTAGCCGATCCACGGCTTAAGGGAGAGTTTCCAGTGAGAGCACTACACCAAGCAGTAGCAGTAGCCGCCATGTGTCTCCAAGAGGAACCGTCAGTTCGTCCCTTGATCACTGATGTTGTCAGTGCTCTGGGTGTTCTTGGAACCGCCTGTCGAGATGCAGTAACCACATCATTTGATCATCATCCTTCTCCACCGTGTGATCGTAACATGATCAGGGCAAATGGGATTGTTCTTGATGACGAAAGCATAAGGGAACGACAACGAGCTGTGGCAGAAGCCATGGAATGGGGTTCAACTTCAAGGCATAATAAGGCGATATCCCGGTGTGGAAGCACTTCTTCAGTGTAA